CCAACTTTTTGGAAGAGTGGTAAGAGAGTTAAATTTCTCTAGTAAATTTAAATTTTCATTTGGTGCGCAAAAGAGCCTATTTACCTCCAAAATGCTCATGCCAACTTCATCCTTTTTGATGATCTCTATGGTGTCACCTGCCTTGCATGATCCTGGAGTGATGACGCGGTAGTACCAGCCAGTTAAGCCAGTTTCAAAGATGTGAGTAGCCATATTTTCATTGCCCCATCTTTTTGAGAGCTTAAAACAAGGCTTTCTTGGCTGCGATACTTGAAGAACTAGTGAGCCGATTTTATGTATATCACCTACACAGACACTACTCTCATCAAGACCGCCAATGCATAAATTCTCACCCATAGCTCCATAAGCTAAATTTTTAAATCCCAAAAATTTCTCCCACTGGGCATAGTTTGAAAACGAATTTGCAAATATAGCTTTTTCTGGGCCTCCATGGTGCTTTGTATCAGCGACGCTATCGCCCACAAATCCAAGTTCATTTGCGAAAATTTCACCATTTTGAGCCACTTTAAATATAGCTGAGCTCCAAGGTGTATTTAGCTTGTCAGTCGCACTTTGCGAGCCGTAATTTTTTACCTCGCCAATTAATAATGCTTTTACTATTGCCATCTT
This genomic interval from Campylobacter concisus contains the following:
- a CDS encoding MOSC domain-containing protein, with the protein product MAIVKALLIGEVKNYGSQSATDKLNTPWSSAIFKVAQNGEIFANELGFVGDSVADTKHHGGPEKAIFANSFSNYAQWEKFLGFKNLAYGAMGENLCIGGLDESSVCVGDIHKIGSLVLQVSQPRKPCFKLSKRWGNENMATHIFETGLTGWYYRVITPGSCKAGDTIEIIKKDEVGMSILEVNRLFCAPNENLNLLEKFNSLTTLPKSWYGDMERRIQGIYSTEYMRNL